A single Micromonospora sp. CCTCC AA 2012012 DNA region contains:
- a CDS encoding NADH:flavin oxidoreductase/NADH oxidase, producing MSSLFTPLTLRGVTLPNRVALAPMCQYSAGPDGLPTDWHRVHLGSRAVGGAGLVLTEATAVLPEGRISPQDVGLWSDAHVDAWRPVTAFVAAQGAVPAVQLAHAGFKASTYRPWAPHRGGVPDADGGWTPVGPGGEPFLPDHREPTALDGAGIAAVVAAFATAAGRAMDAGFAAVEIHAAHGYLLHEFLSPLTNHRDDGYGGDRAARMRLTLEVAYAVRAAVGESVPVLTRISATDWVEGGWTVEDSVVLAGELAAAGVDLVDASSGGASVGAAIPVGPGYQVPLAARIRREAGVLTGAVGLIVEPEQAERIVADGEADLVLLGRELLRDPYWPRRAAAKLGAGPGWPDQYVRAF from the coding sequence ATGAGTTCCCTCTTCACCCCGCTCACCCTGCGGGGCGTCACCCTGCCCAACCGGGTGGCGCTCGCCCCGATGTGCCAGTACAGCGCCGGGCCGGACGGCCTGCCCACCGACTGGCACCGCGTACACCTCGGCTCGCGGGCCGTGGGCGGTGCCGGCCTGGTCCTCACCGAGGCCACCGCGGTGCTGCCCGAGGGGCGGATCAGCCCGCAGGACGTCGGCCTCTGGTCCGACGCGCACGTCGACGCCTGGCGCCCGGTCACCGCGTTCGTCGCCGCGCAGGGCGCGGTGCCGGCCGTGCAGCTCGCCCACGCCGGCTTCAAGGCGTCCACCTACCGGCCGTGGGCCCCGCACCGGGGTGGCGTGCCGGACGCCGACGGCGGCTGGACCCCGGTCGGGCCGGGCGGGGAGCCGTTCCTGCCGGACCACCGGGAGCCGACCGCGCTGGACGGGGCCGGCATCGCCGCCGTGGTGGCCGCCTTCGCCACCGCCGCGGGCCGGGCGATGGACGCCGGCTTCGCCGCCGTGGAGATCCACGCCGCGCACGGCTATCTGCTGCACGAGTTCCTGTCGCCGCTGACCAACCACCGCGACGACGGCTACGGCGGTGACCGGGCCGCACGGATGCGGCTGACGCTGGAGGTGGCGTACGCGGTCCGCGCCGCGGTCGGCGAGTCGGTGCCCGTGCTGACCCGCATCTCGGCCACCGACTGGGTCGAGGGCGGCTGGACCGTCGAGGACAGTGTGGTGCTCGCCGGCGAGCTGGCCGCCGCCGGGGTGGACCTGGTCGACGCCTCCTCCGGCGGCGCCTCGGTCGGCGCGGCCATCCCCGTCGGCCCCGGCTACCAGGTGCCGCTCGCCGCGCGGATCCGCCGCGAGGCGGGCGTGCTGACCGGCGCGGTCGGCCTGATCGTCGAGCCGGAGCAGGCCGAGCGGATCGTCGCCGACGGCGAGGCCGACCTGGTCCTGCTGGGCCGGGAACTGCTCCGCGACCCGTACTGGCCGCGCCGCGCCGCCGCCAAGCTGGGCGCCGGGCCCGGCTGGCCGGACCAGTACGTCCGCGCCTTCTGA
- a CDS encoding ABC transporter ATP-binding protein produces the protein MRLLRDLWAAAPRRLTVVSLLILLGAGGQAAASALAGPVLVHRSAGWFAVLVVALVAAVLADLAVGLLMARLTADWSADVRRRLCRVALGQDLPTLETTPVGELLDRIDNDVYQVAAELRNTGMRLAWGLAVCLLATVSALVVWWPAGVGMIVLTGLLAVVLRGPTARIAPARVVEEEAWSDLAAVMEEAVHGQDDVRTSLARPYVLRLYARRAAEVIARGGRVFRLSARVTALAAGAVRVGIALVVLAGAWALATGRVDGARLTAIWLLALAFGATVEHIARWVPHLQQALGAWARVQLLADSRQEPAGGVEPVDGDLTVRGLTFRYPSGGDEREPALRDIRLTFARGKSYALVGRTGSGKSTLAKVLTRAVDVPPGTVFLGDTDLTELDVEALRRWIAVVPQRTEILAGTLAENVALFDPDLLDDAARALTELGLAGWIAELPDGVHTRLGEGGQALSAGQEQLVAFARILVRDPRVVILDEATARLDPVTETRVRQATERLLTDRIGIVIAHRLSSVRRCDEVVMMADGAVLEAGPLRESARFAELLATSRANAYAATGAGRGGVDLLDAPEWVDEEPSAAPVEAARPATVVVPKGDPPPVPPAPPARTLREILRLGTNDPRYGLVSVCLFMVMTLLGLDGSVLPWLWADVVGGGDPWLPALGIVAALLVVLPVPYLTNLWFPQWWIRQMLRISLRLVHGQTGARRVSGHTPAEVVAQGGDTDRVVQLADNLMDQFLSVAILITMTAVTGSVVPALFFLGTMLVSGLAATLFGPTLERTAAGTVKARAAFATALVSSLSAARTVKLAGATRPVLDHLATLDTVRSDRQRREISMQVWARSTPSVVSGLLPIGAWALYLAGGLSAGATLVAVSTLGAARWFAWTTAALVSQYPSARVWTRRTVAMTGIGDYSAAVPGVDLAAGTAPAPPAPPRHPLRRLDLVGFGALHPDGTLAVRDVDLTVERGQLVLVVGPVGAGKSSLLRALAGIVHHTGALRWNGEPVTEPELFLRPNQVGYVGQLPRVLSGTVADNIALGHDVDPADAVSTAQLEHDLAAAGGGLGLLIGHKGTRLSGGQLQRLALARALAPRTELLVADDVSSALDVTTELALWAALREHGVTVVGSTSKRAALVRADHVVVLTDGAVAAQGGWRELEADWGHLAG, from the coding sequence ATGCGCCTGCTCCGTGACCTGTGGGCTGCCGCCCCCCGTCGCCTGACCGTGGTGAGCCTGCTGATCCTGCTCGGCGCCGGTGGCCAGGCCGCCGCCTCGGCGTTGGCCGGCCCGGTGCTGGTGCACCGCTCGGCCGGCTGGTTCGCCGTCCTGGTGGTGGCGCTCGTCGCGGCCGTCCTGGCCGACCTGGCCGTCGGACTGCTGATGGCCCGGCTCACCGCCGACTGGTCCGCCGACGTGCGCCGCCGGCTCTGCCGGGTCGCGCTCGGGCAGGACCTGCCCACCCTGGAGACCACCCCGGTCGGCGAGCTGCTCGACCGGATCGACAACGACGTCTACCAGGTCGCCGCCGAGCTGCGGAACACCGGGATGCGGCTGGCCTGGGGGCTCGCCGTGTGCCTGCTCGCCACCGTCAGCGCGCTGGTCGTCTGGTGGCCGGCCGGCGTCGGGATGATCGTGCTGACCGGCCTGCTCGCCGTGGTGCTGCGCGGCCCCACCGCGCGGATCGCCCCGGCCCGGGTCGTCGAGGAGGAGGCCTGGTCGGACCTCGCCGCCGTGATGGAGGAGGCCGTCCACGGCCAGGACGACGTCCGGACCAGCCTGGCCCGGCCGTACGTGCTGCGCCTCTACGCCCGGCGGGCCGCCGAGGTGATCGCCCGGGGCGGACGGGTGTTCCGGCTCTCCGCCCGGGTCACCGCCCTCGCCGCCGGGGCGGTCCGGGTCGGCATCGCCCTGGTCGTCCTCGCCGGTGCCTGGGCGCTGGCCACCGGGCGGGTCGACGGGGCCCGCCTCACCGCCATCTGGCTGCTCGCCCTCGCCTTCGGCGCGACCGTGGAACACATCGCCCGCTGGGTGCCGCACCTGCAGCAGGCGCTCGGCGCCTGGGCCCGGGTGCAGCTGCTCGCCGACTCCCGGCAGGAACCGGCCGGTGGCGTCGAACCGGTCGACGGCGACCTGACCGTCCGGGGGCTGACCTTCCGCTATCCGTCCGGCGGGGACGAGCGGGAGCCGGCGCTGCGCGACATCCGGCTCACCTTCGCCCGTGGGAAGTCGTACGCGCTGGTCGGCCGGACCGGGTCGGGCAAGTCGACGCTGGCCAAGGTGCTCACCCGGGCCGTGGACGTGCCACCCGGCACCGTCTTCCTGGGCGACACCGACCTGACCGAGCTGGACGTCGAGGCGTTGCGCCGGTGGATCGCGGTGGTGCCGCAGCGTACCGAGATCCTCGCCGGGACCCTCGCCGAGAACGTCGCGCTCTTCGACCCCGACCTGCTCGACGACGCGGCCCGGGCGTTGACCGAGCTGGGGCTGGCCGGCTGGATCGCCGAACTGCCCGACGGGGTGCACACCCGCCTCGGCGAGGGTGGGCAGGCGCTCTCCGCCGGCCAGGAGCAACTGGTCGCGTTCGCCCGGATCCTGGTCCGCGACCCGCGCGTGGTGATCCTCGACGAGGCCACCGCCCGGCTCGACCCGGTCACCGAGACCCGGGTCCGCCAGGCCACCGAACGGCTGCTCACCGACCGGATCGGCATCGTCATCGCGCACCGGCTCTCCTCGGTGCGGCGCTGCGACGAGGTGGTCATGATGGCCGACGGGGCGGTGCTGGAGGCCGGGCCGCTACGCGAGTCGGCGCGCTTCGCCGAGCTGCTGGCGACCAGCCGCGCCAACGCGTACGCGGCGACCGGAGCGGGGCGGGGCGGGGTGGACCTGCTGGACGCGCCGGAGTGGGTCGACGAGGAGCCGTCGGCCGCGCCGGTCGAGGCCGCCCGGCCGGCCACCGTGGTCGTACCCAAGGGTGACCCGCCGCCGGTGCCGCCGGCGCCGCCCGCGCGGACGCTGCGGGAGATCCTGCGGCTGGGCACCAACGACCCACGGTACGGCCTGGTCTCGGTCTGCCTGTTCATGGTCATGACGCTGCTCGGCCTGGACGGCTCGGTGCTGCCGTGGCTCTGGGCCGACGTGGTCGGCGGCGGCGACCCGTGGCTGCCGGCGCTCGGCATCGTCGCCGCGCTGCTGGTCGTCCTGCCGGTGCCCTACCTGACCAACCTCTGGTTCCCGCAGTGGTGGATCCGGCAGATGCTGCGGATCAGCCTGCGCCTGGTGCACGGGCAGACCGGGGCGCGCCGGGTCAGCGGGCACACCCCGGCGGAGGTGGTCGCCCAGGGCGGCGACACCGACCGGGTGGTGCAGCTCGCCGACAACCTGATGGACCAGTTCCTCTCGGTGGCCATCCTGATCACCATGACCGCGGTGACCGGCAGCGTGGTGCCGGCGCTGTTCTTCCTCGGCACGATGCTGGTCTCCGGGTTGGCGGCCACCCTCTTCGGGCCGACGTTGGAACGCACCGCCGCCGGCACCGTGAAGGCGCGGGCCGCCTTCGCCACCGCGCTGGTCTCCTCGCTGTCGGCCGCCCGTACGGTGAAGCTCGCCGGTGCCACCCGCCCGGTGCTGGACCACCTCGCCACCCTGGACACCGTGCGCAGCGACCGGCAGCGCCGGGAGATCTCCATGCAGGTGTGGGCGCGGTCCACCCCGTCGGTGGTCAGCGGACTGCTGCCGATCGGGGCGTGGGCGCTCTACCTGGCCGGTGGGCTCAGCGCGGGGGCCACCCTGGTGGCGGTCTCCACCCTCGGCGCGGCCCGCTGGTTCGCCTGGACCACCGCGGCGCTGGTGTCGCAGTACCCGTCGGCGCGGGTCTGGACCCGGCGGACGGTGGCGATGACCGGGATCGGCGACTACTCGGCGGCGGTGCCCGGGGTGGACCTGGCCGCCGGGACCGCCCCGGCACCTCCGGCGCCGCCCCGGCATCCGCTGCGCCGGCTCGACCTGGTCGGGTTCGGTGCCCTGCACCCGGACGGGACGCTCGCCGTCCGGGACGTCGACCTCACCGTCGAACGGGGACAGCTCGTGCTCGTGGTGGGGCCGGTCGGCGCGGGCAAGTCCTCGCTGCTGCGGGCGCTCGCCGGGATCGTGCACCACACCGGCGCGCTGCGCTGGAACGGTGAGCCGGTCACCGAGCCGGAGCTGTTCCTGCGCCCCAACCAGGTCGGCTACGTCGGTCAGCTGCCGCGAGTGCTCTCCGGCACGGTGGCGGACAACATCGCCCTCGGCCACGACGTCGACCCCGCCGACGCGGTGAGCACCGCGCAGCTGGAGCACGACCTGGCGGCGGCGGGCGGCGGGCTCGGGCTGCTGATCGGGCACAAGGGCACCCGGCTCTCCGGCGGGCAGCTGCAACGGCTGGCGCTGGCCCGGGCGCTCGCGCCGCGTACGGAGCTGCTGGTCGCCGACGACGTGTCGTCCGCGCTGGACGTCACGACCGAGTTGGCGCTCTGGGCGGCGCTGCGCGAGCACGGGGTGACGGTCGTCGGCTCGACCTCGAAGCGGGCCGCCCTGGTCCGCGCCGACCACGTGGTGGTGCTGACCGACGGGGCGGTCGCGGCGCAGGGCGGCTGGCGCGAGCTGGAGGCCGACTGGGGTCACCTGGCCGGCTGA
- a CDS encoding TetR/AcrR family transcriptional regulator: MTDGRSRRREDTRQRLFVAAVELIAEQGFSATTVDDIAARAGVAKGTVYYNFESKTVLFEELLRHGIGLLTADFRAAVDGLPPREALAALVRAELEYIRRYRAFAQLLLSEMWRTNREWQQTLRLLRGEAIEVIAETVRAGVASGDLPADLDVPTASSALFGVGLVVAVDWLVFQPDRPIDDVQEALLGIVRRVAQT; the protein is encoded by the coding sequence GTGACGGACGGACGGTCGCGGCGGCGGGAGGACACCCGCCAACGCCTCTTCGTGGCCGCGGTGGAACTCATCGCCGAGCAGGGCTTCTCGGCCACCACAGTGGACGACATCGCGGCCCGGGCCGGGGTGGCGAAGGGCACCGTCTACTACAACTTCGAGTCCAAGACGGTGCTCTTCGAGGAGCTGCTGCGGCACGGCATCGGCCTGCTCACCGCCGACTTCCGGGCCGCGGTCGACGGGCTGCCGCCGCGCGAGGCGCTCGCCGCCCTGGTCCGCGCCGAACTGGAGTACATCCGCCGCTACCGGGCCTTCGCGCAGCTGCTGCTGTCCGAGATGTGGCGGACCAACCGGGAGTGGCAGCAGACCCTGCGGCTGCTGCGCGGCGAGGCCATCGAGGTGATCGCGGAGACCGTCCGGGCCGGCGTGGCCAGCGGCGACCTCCCCGCCGACCTGGACGTGCCGACGGCCAGCTCGGCGCTGTTCGGCGTCGGCCTGGTGGTGGCGGTGGACTGGCTGGTGTTCCAGCCGGACCGGCCCATCGACGACGTGCAGGAGGCGCTGCTCGGCATCGTCCGCCGGGTCGCCCAGACCTGA
- a CDS encoding YhgE/Pip domain-containing protein produces the protein MSVLRLALFELRRMTRGRLPRAALAVLTVIPLLYGALYLYAFWDPYGNLDRIPVALVNADRPATASDGTEVHAGKDLADELIDRKVFGWTETDADDATAGLRSGRYHLVFSIPADFSASLAASPEPDQPARQGELKVVNDDATNYLSGLLARSAFSEIRAAAAEGTAASYFDKMLIGFTDAKAETGRAADGAGKIANGLDSAGNGAGKIADGLDSAENGAGQLAAGLDKSARGADKLASGLDQLYTGAAQIADGTNRAATETRAAAAKVDAAADRYEPLLRKNATDIQKAATAVAEGAQALADGIDALPAKADEVVTQAEKVRDRLDALAKAHPELADDPDFVAARQAADKAVSTARAMVSTLDKTDLATLKKKMTEVAATAREVAAAAPHLADDVASARTKVDQLASGLTTLADGSAKLRDGLGGAADGADQLRGGLYRLATGARQLDGGLAQLGTGSDRLVSGLTKLEGGAGELADGLATGADKLPGYHDADSRSDILGDPVGLIRNSQHPAGSYGVGFAPYFLALALWVGAMITYMLLRPVNRRHVMSGAPGWRVALAGWLPAAGIGVAQVAVLFTVVTLALGLDPAHPVATFGLLTLTSLAFTAIMQLLGVALGPAGRLAALALLMLQLTSSGGTYPVQTSPGLFQAVHPWLPMTYVVAGLRHTINGGPAGPVVTGALVLAAFGIGALVLTVGATRRSRRLTPAKLHPELTM, from the coding sequence ATGAGTGTCCTCCGCCTGGCGCTGTTCGAGCTGCGCCGGATGACCCGGGGGCGGCTGCCGCGCGCCGCGCTCGCCGTCCTGACCGTCATCCCGCTGCTCTACGGCGCCCTCTACCTCTACGCCTTCTGGGACCCGTACGGGAACCTGGACCGCATCCCCGTCGCGCTGGTCAACGCCGACCGGCCGGCCACGGCCAGCGACGGCACCGAGGTGCACGCCGGCAAGGACCTCGCCGACGAACTGATCGACCGGAAGGTCTTCGGCTGGACCGAGACCGACGCCGACGACGCCACCGCCGGGCTGCGCAGCGGCCGCTACCACCTCGTCTTCTCCATCCCGGCGGACTTCTCCGCCAGCCTCGCCGCCAGCCCCGAACCGGACCAGCCGGCCCGGCAGGGCGAGCTGAAGGTGGTCAACGACGACGCCACCAACTACCTCTCCGGGCTGCTCGCCCGCTCCGCGTTCAGCGAGATCCGGGCCGCCGCGGCGGAGGGCACCGCCGCGTCGTACTTCGACAAGATGCTGATCGGCTTCACCGACGCCAAGGCCGAGACCGGTCGTGCCGCCGACGGCGCCGGGAAGATCGCCAACGGGCTGGACTCGGCCGGGAACGGCGCCGGGAAGATCGCCGACGGGCTCGACTCCGCCGAGAACGGCGCCGGGCAGCTCGCCGCCGGCCTGGACAAGTCGGCGCGCGGGGCGGACAAACTGGCCTCCGGGCTCGACCAGCTCTACACCGGCGCCGCGCAGATCGCCGACGGCACCAACCGCGCGGCCACCGAGACCCGCGCCGCCGCCGCCAAGGTGGACGCCGCCGCCGACCGGTACGAGCCGCTGCTGCGCAAGAACGCCACCGACATCCAGAAGGCGGCCACCGCGGTCGCCGAGGGCGCGCAGGCGCTCGCCGACGGCATCGACGCGCTGCCGGCCAAGGCGGACGAGGTGGTGACCCAGGCGGAGAAGGTCCGCGACCGGCTCGACGCGCTGGCGAAGGCGCACCCCGAACTCGCCGACGACCCCGACTTCGTGGCCGCCCGGCAGGCCGCCGACAAGGCCGTCAGCACCGCCAGGGCGATGGTGTCCACCCTCGACAAGACCGACCTGGCCACGCTCAAGAAGAAGATGACCGAGGTCGCCGCCACCGCCCGGGAGGTCGCCGCCGCCGCGCCGCACCTCGCCGACGACGTCGCCTCGGCGCGTACCAAGGTGGACCAGCTCGCCAGCGGCCTCACCACCCTCGCCGACGGCAGCGCCAAACTGCGCGACGGGCTCGGCGGGGCGGCGGACGGGGCCGACCAGCTGCGCGGCGGGCTCTACCGGCTCGCCACCGGCGCCCGCCAGCTCGACGGCGGACTGGCCCAGCTCGGCACCGGCAGCGACCGGCTGGTCAGCGGCCTGACCAAGCTGGAGGGTGGGGCCGGTGAGCTGGCCGACGGGCTCGCCACCGGGGCCGACAAGCTGCCCGGCTACCACGACGCGGACAGCCGCTCCGACATCCTCGGCGACCCCGTCGGCCTGATCCGCAACTCGCAGCACCCCGCCGGCTCGTACGGGGTGGGCTTCGCCCCGTACTTCCTGGCCCTGGCGCTCTGGGTCGGCGCGATGATCACGTACATGCTGCTGCGGCCGGTCAACCGGCGGCACGTGATGTCCGGCGCGCCCGGCTGGCGGGTCGCGCTCGCCGGCTGGCTGCCCGCCGCGGGCATCGGGGTGGCCCAGGTCGCGGTGCTCTTCACCGTCGTCACCCTGGCCCTCGGCCTGGACCCGGCGCACCCGGTGGCGACGTTCGGGCTGCTCACGCTGACCTCACTCGCCTTCACCGCCATCATGCAGCTGCTCGGCGTGGCGCTCGGCCCGGCCGGCCGGCTCGCCGCGCTGGCCCTGCTGATGCTCCAGCTCACCTCCTCCGGCGGCACCTACCCGGTGCAGACCTCGCCCGGCCTCTTCCAGGCCGTCCACCCCTGGCTGCCGATGACGTACGTGGTCGCGGGCCTGCGGCACACGATCAACGGCGGTCCGGCCGGCCCGGTGGTCACCGGTGCGCTGGTGCTCGCCGCGTTCGGGATCGGCGCGCTGGTGCTGACCGTCGGCGCGACGCGACGCTCCCGCCGGCTCACCCCGGCCAAGCTGCACCCCGAACTGACCATGTGA
- a CDS encoding ATP-binding cassette domain-containing protein yields MKIVEATGLGLRTRRGWVYRDVDLTAEAGELHAVTGPPGSGRTSLLLALAGRFPHTDGELRRRGPAALGQVAGVHEPDPTLTVAEHLQERLLLLGPVPRRRRQLVPVAAVRARRAYRRDAFAAAIAGAGFTDVPLDPDVYGRDLTPVQRQVLGLVLASLSGPSLIVADDVDAGSDAPERQWIWDALARLADQGYAVVASARAVEAGSTAIVHRIGDPTLPTPALVAPRAADEREKTSEVTA; encoded by the coding sequence TTGAAGATCGTTGAGGCCACCGGGTTGGGTCTGCGGACCCGGCGCGGCTGGGTGTACCGCGACGTCGACCTGACGGCCGAGGCCGGTGAGCTGCACGCCGTGACCGGGCCGCCCGGCAGCGGGCGTACCTCGCTGCTGCTGGCGCTGGCCGGGCGCTTCCCGCACACCGACGGCGAACTGCGCCGCCGGGGACCGGCCGCACTGGGCCAGGTCGCCGGCGTACACGAACCCGACCCGACGCTGACCGTCGCCGAGCACCTCCAGGAGCGGCTGCTGCTGCTCGGGCCGGTGCCGCGCCGCCGCCGGCAACTCGTCCCGGTCGCCGCCGTCCGCGCCCGCCGGGCCTACCGCCGCGACGCCTTCGCCGCCGCGATCGCCGGCGCCGGCTTCACCGACGTCCCGCTCGACCCCGACGTGTACGGCCGGGACCTCACCCCCGTCCAGCGGCAGGTGCTCGGCCTCGTGCTGGCCAGCCTCAGCGGCCCCAGCCTGATCGTCGCCGACGACGTGGACGCCGGCTCCGACGCCCCCGAACGGCAGTGGATCTGGGACGCGCTGGCCCGCCTCGCCGACCAGGGCTACGCCGTCGTCGCCAGCGCCCGCGCCGTCGAGGCCGGCAGCACGGCGATCGTGCACCGCATCGGCGACCCGACCCTCCCCACCCCCGCCCTCGTCGCGCCCCGCGCCGCCGACGAGCGGGAGAAGACCTCCGAGGTGACCGCATGA
- a CDS encoding GNAT family N-acetyltransferase, whose amino-acid sequence MLTVPVRQLGESERRSVERLLDLDPFAGAQVAERVAARGLAWWRAEGRILGYGPRRSLESICWLGGNLTPVLASESAVEAFAEQLGTEERICSSIVGRADAVLGLWDRLSAHWGPARDVRPNQPLLATDALPAVAADPEVRRVRSGEVDRLFPAAVAMYTEEVGVSPLTEDGGRGYRRRVTDLVRAGRAYARFVDGKVVFKAELAVVTRRTAQVQGVWVAPEWRGRGIATAAMAAVVRDALVRVAPTVSLYVNDFNAPARRVYDRCGFRPVGTLATVLF is encoded by the coding sequence GTGCTGACGGTGCCGGTACGCCAACTGGGGGAGTCGGAGCGTCGCTCCGTCGAGCGGCTGCTCGACCTCGACCCGTTCGCGGGCGCGCAGGTCGCCGAGCGGGTCGCCGCCCGTGGGCTGGCCTGGTGGCGGGCCGAGGGGCGGATCCTCGGCTACGGCCCCCGCCGCAGCCTGGAGTCGATCTGCTGGCTGGGCGGCAACCTGACCCCGGTGCTCGCCTCGGAGTCCGCCGTCGAGGCCTTCGCCGAGCAGCTCGGCACCGAGGAGCGGATCTGCTCGTCAATCGTCGGGCGGGCCGACGCGGTGCTCGGGCTCTGGGACCGCCTCTCCGCGCACTGGGGGCCGGCCCGGGACGTACGCCCGAATCAGCCGCTGCTGGCCACGGACGCGCTGCCCGCCGTGGCGGCCGACCCGGAGGTGCGCCGGGTGCGCAGCGGTGAGGTCGACCGGCTCTTCCCGGCGGCCGTGGCGATGTACACCGAGGAGGTCGGGGTCTCCCCGCTGACCGAGGACGGCGGGCGCGGCTACCGGCGGCGGGTCACCGACCTGGTCCGGGCCGGCCGGGCGTACGCCCGCTTCGTGGACGGCAAGGTGGTCTTCAAGGCCGAGCTGGCGGTGGTGACCCGGCGCACCGCGCAGGTCCAGGGGGTCTGGGTGGCCCCGGAGTGGCGGGGTCGGGGGATCGCCACCGCGGCGATGGCGGCGGTGGTCCGGGACGCCCTGGTGCGGGTCGCCCCGACGGTCAGCCTCTATGTCAACGACTTCAACGCCCCGGCCCGCCGGGTCTACGACCGCTGCGGGTTCCGCCCGGTCGGCACGCTCGCCACCGTCCTCTTCTGA
- a CDS encoding MFS transporter, with product MRLLPEPGPARTLALSTLVNTVGRGTWLTVSALFLTRSVGLSVAQVGLGLTLTAAVSLVASTPMGYLADRYGPRGIQLAALVASAGFTAALLTVRSFPSFLAVGMAMAVADAASRGARGALIAGAVPADQRVRTRAWLRAVTNVGISVGAVVAGFGIAADTRAGYQALILLDCVTYLVAAAVLLRLAAVPPVPAPTHGPRLIALRDRPFLVFTVLDGLMSVHFGLVNIALPLWIADHTTAPEWLVSACMLVNTVIVVLFQVRASRGTEEVAGAARAARRAGAVIAVACGLFAASGGVSTPAAVALLLAGAFVHVIGELWHAAAGWGISFGLAPAHAQGQYQGAYGMGMQLGGMVAPVVVTTLAVGWGVPGWLLLGGLFLLLGLLVPPVARWAERTRPAAPAADPVPVG from the coding sequence GTGCGCCTACTTCCTGAACCGGGTCCGGCCCGGACGCTCGCCCTGTCCACACTCGTGAACACCGTCGGGCGGGGCACGTGGCTGACCGTCAGCGCGCTCTTCCTGACGCGTTCGGTCGGCCTCTCCGTGGCGCAGGTCGGTCTCGGCCTCACCCTCACCGCGGCGGTCAGCCTGGTCGCCAGCACCCCGATGGGCTACCTGGCCGACCGGTACGGCCCGCGCGGCATCCAGCTCGCCGCCCTGGTCGCCTCCGCCGGCTTCACCGCCGCGCTGCTCACCGTCCGGTCGTTCCCGAGCTTCCTCGCGGTCGGCATGGCGATGGCGGTCGCCGACGCGGCCAGCCGGGGCGCCCGGGGCGCGCTGATCGCCGGCGCCGTCCCCGCCGACCAGCGGGTCCGTACCCGGGCCTGGCTGCGCGCCGTCACCAACGTCGGGATCTCCGTCGGTGCCGTGGTCGCCGGGTTCGGCATCGCCGCCGACACCCGCGCCGGCTACCAGGCGCTGATCCTGCTCGACTGCGTGACGTACCTGGTCGCGGCGGCGGTCCTGCTCCGGTTGGCGGCGGTCCCGCCGGTCCCGGCGCCCACCCACGGGCCGCGGTTGATCGCCCTGCGGGACCGCCCGTTCCTGGTCTTCACCGTGCTCGACGGCCTGATGTCGGTGCACTTCGGGCTGGTCAACATCGCCCTGCCGCTCTGGATCGCCGATCACACCACCGCCCCGGAGTGGCTCGTCTCGGCCTGCATGCTGGTCAACACCGTGATCGTCGTGCTCTTCCAGGTGCGTGCCTCGCGGGGCACCGAGGAGGTGGCCGGGGCGGCGCGGGCCGCCCGGCGCGCCGGTGCCGTCATCGCGGTGGCCTGCGGGCTCTTCGCCGCCAGCGGTGGCGTCTCCACCCCGGCCGCGGTCGCCCTGCTGCTGGCCGGGGCGTTCGTGCACGTGATCGGCGAGTTGTGGCACGCGGCGGCCGGCTGGGGGATCTCCTTCGGGCTGGCCCCGGCCCACGCGCAGGGGCAGTACCAGGGCGCGTACGGGATGGGCATGCAGCTCGGCGGGATGGTGGCCCCGGTGGTGGTGACCACCCTGGCGGTCGGCTGGGGGGTGCCGGGCTGGCTGCTGCTTGGCGGGCTGTTCCTGCTGCTCGGGCTGCTGGTGCCGCCGGTGGCCCGGTGGGCGGAACGCACCCGTCCCGCCGCCCCGGCGGCCGACCCGGTCCCGGTCGGCTGA